The Petrocella atlantisensis genome has a window encoding:
- a CDS encoding aminopeptidase produces the protein MRPTNAVYTASNTWANERYEASKKAIADCLIEIGQQETKNHYHRYFKKVGTFMMAMMAHNEAIKNPTYFEDYDFETLLLMNHDLYGDINDGNYSTSFVNPTYACDIFGLDMGRFLSGFNFMIRQFVGFAYEDRHYDMMVYNELFLLLYKHILLREERKVETLGSIVRDQLLEHARTLEEHHWLRLISPEFDTYSHIITDYDHEDLRYLFRYGMYVGTNEIESAKHILSMDEEQIDLIANTFSEAFMRGYKREKKIFDHKKSILLTYHLGFERIIKKANDNFKALGLKPIVYYELKGAQRPRLCNTKPNEQMEYDHRFSNAIYLDGTYLDRIYHIKKDIFEKYKEETSVYAGLALMEVFGNLPFEPKNHEANMTYDKTMTDLISQHTVAVKNIQGKYLPGSSYSFTINDYPVPSIGKDYKAIFAATIKVNTLDQKMYEDIQQTIIDALDQTDYVVVKGAGQNMTDIKVQLMPLTDPKTQTKFDNCTADVNVPVGEVYTTPVLSSTEGLLHVKDIFLTGLRYKDLKLWFKEGMVVKYACKNFETEQENLTYIEETLLYPHATLPLGEFAIGTNTVAYMMAKKYSIHALLPILIGEKTGPHFAIGDTCFVWGEEQQIFNPDGKEMIARENEKTKLRTTKPEDAYTYCHTDITIPYDELDSIIGYDYAGSPYTIIAGGRFVLPGTEALNQPFDDEDVK, from the coding sequence ATGAGACCGACAAATGCAGTGTACACAGCCTCCAATACATGGGCCAATGAACGATACGAAGCCTCGAAAAAAGCAATAGCAGATTGTCTCATTGAGATAGGGCAGCAGGAAACCAAGAACCACTACCACCGATATTTTAAGAAAGTCGGTACGTTTATGATGGCTATGATGGCCCACAACGAAGCCATCAAAAACCCCACCTATTTTGAAGATTATGATTTTGAGACCTTACTTTTGATGAATCATGACCTTTATGGCGACATTAATGATGGTAATTATAGCACGAGTTTTGTGAATCCCACTTATGCCTGCGATATTTTTGGTTTAGATATGGGTAGATTCTTATCTGGTTTTAATTTTATGATCCGTCAGTTTGTGGGCTTTGCATACGAAGACCGTCATTATGATATGATGGTCTATAATGAACTTTTTTTATTGCTGTATAAGCATATTCTGCTTCGTGAGGAGCGAAAAGTTGAAACACTTGGTTCTATTGTGAGAGATCAGTTATTAGAACACGCAAGAACCCTTGAAGAGCATCATTGGTTAAGACTCATATCACCGGAATTTGATACTTACAGCCACATTATAACAGATTATGACCATGAAGACTTAAGGTATCTATTTAGATACGGTATGTATGTAGGTACCAACGAAATCGAGAGCGCAAAGCATATCTTAAGCATGGATGAAGAGCAAATTGACCTGATTGCGAATACTTTTTCAGAAGCCTTTATGCGTGGGTATAAAAGGGAAAAGAAAATATTTGACCATAAGAAAAGCATACTTTTAACCTATCATCTTGGGTTTGAACGAATTATAAAAAAAGCGAATGATAATTTTAAAGCATTAGGATTAAAACCGATTGTATACTATGAGCTCAAAGGTGCACAAAGACCGAGACTGTGTAATACAAAGCCCAATGAACAAATGGAATACGACCATCGATTTAGCAATGCTATTTATCTAGATGGGACATATTTAGATAGGATTTATCACATCAAAAAAGATATCTTTGAAAAATACAAAGAAGAAACCAGTGTGTATGCAGGCTTGGCCCTAATGGAGGTTTTTGGTAATTTACCTTTTGAGCCTAAGAATCATGAAGCCAATATGACCTATGATAAAACGATGACAGATCTTATAAGTCAGCATACGGTGGCAGTGAAAAATATACAAGGCAAGTATTTACCGGGTTCTTCCTATAGTTTTACCATTAATGATTATCCGGTGCCGAGTATCGGTAAGGATTACAAAGCTATATTTGCGGCAACCATAAAAGTAAACACATTGGATCAGAAAATGTATGAAGATATACAACAGACAATCATCGATGCGCTAGACCAGACAGATTATGTGGTGGTCAAAGGGGCCGGTCAGAATATGACCGATATAAAAGTTCAACTTATGCCTTTAACAGATCCCAAAACACAGACGAAATTTGATAACTGCACTGCAGATGTAAATGTACCGGTGGGGGAGGTCTATACAACACCGGTCCTCTCAAGTACGGAAGGACTCCTTCATGTTAAAGACATTTTTCTGACGGGATTAAGGTACAAAGATCTTAAATTATGGTTCAAAGAGGGCATGGTTGTAAAATATGCCTGTAAGAATTTTGAAACAGAACAAGAAAACCTTACTTATATTGAAGAGACCCTTCTTTATCCTCACGCAACATTACCTCTTGGGGAGTTTGCCATTGGTACTAACACAGTTGCTTATATGATGGCGAAAAAATATAGCATTCACGCCTTATTGCCCATTCTGATTGGAGAAAAGACAGGACCTCACTTTGCCATTGGTGACACCTGTTTTGTGTGGGGGGAAGAACAACAAATATTCAATCCGGATGGTAAAGAGATGATTGCTAGGGAAAATGAAAAAACGAAACTGAGAACAACAAAACCAGAGGATGCTTATACGTATTGTCATACGGATATTACCATTCCTTATGATGAGCTGGATTCAATCATAGGCTATGATTATGCTGGTAGCCCTTATACCATTATTGCTGGTGGTCGTTTTGTACTTCCTGGGACAGAAGCACTTAATCAACCTTTTGATGACGAAGACGTAAAATAA
- a CDS encoding dihydrofolate reductase — protein sequence MVLIVAVDDKFGIGREGNLLTYIPEDLAYFKEMTLNKTIVIGRKTLESFKNGVPLPQRQHIVMTRTKTYEHPRITTVSSVEQLLKTVKAYNPEEVFVSGGGNIYALLLPYCHKAYVTMIEADLKADTFMPDLRLHKEWRCTEEGPWLETPDFRYRHTTWVRAPL from the coding sequence ATGGTATTGATTGTTGCAGTGGATGATAAGTTCGGTATCGGTCGAGAGGGCAATCTTCTAACGTATATACCGGAGGATTTGGCCTATTTTAAAGAAATGACATTAAATAAGACCATTGTCATCGGACGTAAAACCTTAGAATCGTTTAAGAATGGTGTGCCTTTACCCCAAAGACAACATATCGTAATGACACGTACAAAAACCTATGAGCACCCAAGGATTACAACAGTTTCATCTGTTGAACAACTCCTAAAAACAGTTAAAGCCTATAATCCGGAAGAGGTTTTTGTGTCCGGTGGTGGTAACATCTATGCACTTTTGCTGCCTTATTGCCATAAAGCCTATGTGACTATGATTGAGGCAGATCTTAAAGCAGACACATTTATGCCGGATTTACGTTTACATAAAGAATGGCGATGTACAGAAGAGGGACCGTGGCTTGAAACACCGGACTTTAGATACAGACATACAACGTGGGTACGAGCACCATTATAA
- the purE gene encoding 5-(carboxyamino)imidazole ribonucleotide mutase produces the protein MQPLIGIIMGSDSDLPVMSEAAKILDVLKVPYELTIVSAHRTPERMYTYAKEAKKRGLKVIIAGAGGAAHLPGMVAALTTVPVIGVPVKSSSLSGVDSLYSIVQMPPGIPVATVAINGAKNAGLLAAQILGSFDDVYHTRVMTYKKSLETMVEEKAGHIEDIGYEAYLDKM, from the coding sequence ATGCAACCTTTAATTGGAATTATTATGGGAAGTGACTCAGACCTTCCTGTTATGTCAGAAGCGGCCAAAATATTGGATGTGTTAAAGGTACCTTATGAACTTACCATCGTTTCAGCCCATAGAACGCCGGAACGCATGTATACCTATGCAAAAGAGGCGAAAAAAAGAGGTTTAAAAGTTATTATTGCCGGTGCAGGAGGGGCAGCCCATCTTCCTGGTATGGTAGCCGCTTTAACCACGGTTCCGGTTATTGGTGTTCCGGTTAAATCGAGCAGTTTAAGTGGGGTTGATTCCCTATATTCAATTGTCCAGATGCCACCAGGTATACCGGTTGCAACGGTAGCCATAAATGGTGCTAAAAATGCCGGACTACTGGCTGCTCAAATATTAGGCAGCTTTGATGATGTCTATCATACAAGGGTCATGACGTATAAAAAGTCACTAGAAACAATGGTAGAAGAAAAAGCAGGACACATAGAAGATATAGGATACGAAGCGTATCTTGATAAGATGTAG
- the purC gene encoding phosphoribosylaminoimidazolesuccinocarboxamide synthase codes for MEKKALLYEGKAKKVYMTDEENKLIVSYKDDATAFNGAKKGVIEAKGIVNNRLSNYFMKMLETKGIPTHFIEELNDRETVVEKVTIIPLEVIVRNFAAGSLSKRLGLEEGTRLNKTVLEYSYKNDELGDPMINDYHIFALDIATKEELDMIEAYAFRINEALTAHLEEVNIELIDFKVEFGKTSKGQIILADEISPDTCRFWDAITNKKLDKDRFRRNLGDVEDAYQEVMNRLLVHDN; via the coding sequence ATGGAAAAGAAAGCATTGTTATACGAAGGTAAAGCAAAAAAAGTCTACATGACCGATGAAGAAAATAAGCTGATTGTATCTTATAAAGATGATGCAACCGCTTTTAATGGGGCAAAAAAAGGGGTTATCGAAGCAAAAGGGATTGTCAATAACCGTTTGTCAAATTACTTCATGAAGATGTTAGAGACAAAAGGCATACCGACCCACTTTATTGAAGAGCTCAATGACAGGGAAACAGTGGTCGAAAAAGTGACAATCATTCCTTTGGAAGTAATTGTAAGAAATTTTGCTGCGGGTTCTTTGAGTAAGAGATTGGGCCTTGAAGAAGGTACAAGACTGAATAAGACAGTCCTTGAGTATTCCTACAAAAACGATGAACTTGGCGACCCAATGATCAATGATTATCATATTTTTGCACTGGATATTGCAACAAAAGAAGAGCTAGACATGATTGAAGCTTATGCTTTTAGAATCAATGAAGCTTTGACAGCACATTTGGAAGAAGTCAATATTGAACTCATAGATTTTAAGGTTGAGTTTGGAAAAACATCCAAAGGACAAATCATACTGGCTGACGAAATATCACCGGACACCTGTCGTTTTTGGGATGCCATCACCAATAAAAAATTAGATAAAGATAGATTCAGAAGGAACCTTGGGGATGTAGAGGACGCTTATCAAGAAGTTATGAACCGCTTATTGGTTCACGACAACTAG
- the thyA gene encoding thymidylate synthase gives MSLTDQIFITMCKDILENGTSSEGQLVRPKWADGTMAHTIKKFGVVNRYDLAKEFPILTLRRTNFEKAIDEVLWIWQKKSNNIHDLGSRIWDNWADEDGSIGKAYGYQLGIKHQYPEGMFDQVDRVLYDLKHNPYSRRIITNIYVHGDLSEMNLYPCAYSMTFNVTGNKLNGILNQRSNDVLAANNWNVVQYAVLMHMLAQVSDLEVGELLHVIADAHIYDRHVKHVEDLMNREPFEAPIFRMNPDIKNFYDFKVEDFELIDYKRGKQIKGIEIAI, from the coding sequence ATGAGTTTAACAGATCAGATTTTTATAACAATGTGCAAAGACATATTGGAAAACGGTACATCATCAGAAGGACAACTGGTAAGACCTAAATGGGCGGATGGGACCATGGCCCACACCATTAAGAAGTTTGGTGTGGTTAATCGCTATGATTTGGCTAAAGAGTTCCCGATTCTGACATTAAGGCGTACCAATTTTGAAAAAGCCATTGATGAAGTTTTATGGATCTGGCAAAAGAAATCCAATAACATTCATGATTTGGGCAGTCGAATATGGGACAACTGGGCAGATGAGGATGGCTCTATCGGAAAAGCCTATGGCTATCAATTAGGTATAAAACATCAATACCCTGAAGGCATGTTCGACCAGGTGGACCGAGTACTCTATGATTTAAAGCACAACCCTTATAGTCGAAGGATTATAACCAACATATATGTCCACGGGGACTTAAGTGAGATGAACCTTTACCCATGCGCCTATAGCATGACTTTTAACGTGACCGGTAATAAGTTAAATGGTATCTTGAATCAAAGGTCCAATGATGTCTTAGCGGCGAACAACTGGAATGTGGTACAGTATGCAGTATTGATGCATATGTTGGCACAGGTATCGGACCTTGAAGTAGGAGAATTGTTACATGTGATTGCTGATGCCCATATTTATGATCGTCATGTAAAGCATGTTGAAGACTTAATGAATAGAGAACCTTTTGAAGCACCCATATTTAGGATGAACCCTGATATCAAAAACTTTTATGATTTTAAAGTGGAGGACTTTGAACTTATAGACTATAAGCGTGGAAAACAAATCAAAGGCATAGAAATTGCCATATAG
- a CDS encoding insulinase family protein encodes MEYRNYKVIKEERIEALNGLGILLEHEKSGARIMVVKNDDENKTFNIIFRTPPKDDTGLPHILEHSVLCGSRKYPVKDPFVELAKGSLNTFLNAMTYPDKTMYPVASCNNQDFRNLVDVYMDAVLYPNIYDDPRILQQEGWHYELETLEGEITYNGVVYNEMKGASSNPEQVLFRQIQTALFPNHPYGYDSGGEPDAITDLTQEEFLDFHRTYYHPSNSYIFLYGDLDVTEQLSWLDEAYLSDFKKIEVDSELVKVEPFTSRNHVTKSYAVGQETKTDNKSYLSYNVAFDKPKSQCENLGLEVMEYLLLDAPGAPLKEALLKQNIAEDIFGSYDSGLRQPTFSIIAKNTNVEHEALFVATIESELAKIAREGFSRRRVEAAINYFEFKIREADFGQYPKGVIYSIKALDTWLYDGDPFENFAYDEAFRQLREGIENGCFIGLIDTYLLNNPHTALLRLIPDAQMLAEKEKQLKNKLNIYGGMLTEEDKLALIEGTKALKKHQAEPNAREDLEKIPLLDLTDIKKESTPIHYEVVKNEGHEWILHKTFTNNIVYMRLLFDFSPLTFEELPYVSLLTKLLMRMDTKQHTYSELSDEINIHTGGIRAETNVYGMNNEPDICQTKFEVKFKCLGEKIDETVTLVKEVLTESLFTDLNRLKDLIFENKSRLSTALTSGGHTVSINRCSSYFNISARYKEALDGITYYEFLEKVVSENQFETVAIKLKEVLDKITHRENLHILVNTEARLIAPVKEKLQELITVFPEKSIAYDETLPIIFETLNEGFKTASKVQYCALAGDYVQEGYLYNGHMKVLQTIMSLDYMWKEVRVKGGAYGGFAGFRRNGLFFLGSYRDPNLNKTYEIYRALPDYVKNLKLDDRELLKYIIGTMSNVDVPLTPQMKGDRALALYLSNVSKEDEQRERDEILSTTLEDLRALGQLIEDIIGQDYFCVIGNESMIEEEKHLFITVKTLNQ; translated from the coding sequence ATGGAATATAGAAATTATAAAGTTATAAAAGAAGAAAGAATAGAGGCATTAAATGGTCTTGGTATATTATTAGAACATGAAAAAAGTGGTGCCAGAATCATGGTGGTAAAAAATGATGATGAAAATAAAACATTTAATATTATATTCAGAACGCCACCTAAGGATGATACGGGTTTACCTCATATCCTAGAACACTCAGTACTGTGTGGTTCACGGAAATATCCGGTCAAAGACCCTTTTGTCGAATTGGCAAAAGGTTCACTCAATACTTTTCTAAACGCTATGACATATCCTGATAAAACCATGTATCCCGTTGCTAGTTGCAACAACCAGGACTTTAGAAATCTTGTAGATGTTTATATGGATGCTGTACTTTATCCAAATATCTATGACGATCCTCGTATTTTGCAACAAGAAGGTTGGCATTATGAACTAGAAACCTTAGAAGGCGAAATAACTTATAATGGTGTGGTATACAATGAAATGAAAGGTGCCTCATCCAATCCGGAACAGGTGCTATTTAGGCAGATACAAACCGCACTCTTCCCAAACCATCCTTATGGTTATGACTCGGGTGGTGAACCGGATGCTATCACAGATCTTACACAAGAAGAGTTTCTGGATTTCCATAGAACCTATTATCATCCCAGTAACAGCTATATATTTCTTTATGGGGATTTGGATGTTACAGAACAATTGTCTTGGTTAGATGAAGCTTATCTAAGTGATTTTAAAAAAATCGAAGTGGACTCTGAATTGGTCAAAGTTGAACCCTTTACAAGTAGAAATCACGTAACCAAATCCTATGCCGTCGGACAAGAAACCAAAACAGATAACAAATCATATTTAAGCTATAATGTTGCCTTTGACAAACCAAAGAGCCAATGTGAGAATCTAGGTCTGGAAGTCATGGAATATCTTTTGCTTGATGCACCGGGAGCACCTCTAAAGGAAGCTTTGCTTAAACAAAATATTGCGGAAGATATCTTTGGAAGTTATGACAGTGGCCTTAGACAGCCAACCTTTAGTATCATTGCAAAAAACACCAATGTAGAACATGAGGCACTTTTTGTGGCGACCATTGAAAGTGAACTTGCAAAGATAGCTCGTGAAGGGTTTTCAAGAAGAAGAGTTGAAGCCGCTATTAATTATTTTGAGTTTAAAATACGCGAAGCAGATTTTGGACAGTACCCTAAAGGTGTCATCTATTCAATAAAAGCCTTAGATACTTGGTTGTATGATGGCGATCCATTTGAAAACTTTGCTTATGATGAAGCATTTAGACAACTAAGAGAAGGTATAGAAAATGGTTGTTTTATAGGTCTAATTGACACCTATCTATTGAATAATCCTCATACGGCTTTACTTAGACTTATTCCGGATGCCCAAATGTTGGCTGAAAAAGAAAAGCAACTTAAGAACAAGCTTAATATATATGGGGGCATGCTCACAGAAGAAGACAAATTAGCTTTAATAGAGGGAACAAAGGCGCTTAAAAAGCATCAGGCAGAACCCAATGCTAGGGAAGATTTAGAGAAAATACCATTATTAGATTTAACGGATATTAAAAAAGAATCGACGCCCATACATTATGAAGTGGTAAAAAATGAGGGACATGAATGGATACTCCATAAGACCTTCACCAATAACATTGTATATATGCGCTTGCTTTTTGACTTCTCGCCTTTGACTTTTGAAGAGTTACCCTATGTCAGCTTACTTACGAAGCTTTTAATGCGTATGGATACGAAACAACATACATATTCAGAATTATCGGATGAAATCAACATTCACACAGGTGGTATTAGAGCGGAAACCAATGTGTATGGCATGAATAATGAACCGGACATATGTCAGACCAAGTTTGAAGTAAAGTTTAAATGCTTAGGTGAAAAAATAGATGAGACAGTTACATTGGTCAAAGAGGTACTGACAGAATCATTGTTTACGGATTTGAATCGTTTAAAAGATTTGATTTTTGAAAACAAATCCAGACTCAGCACAGCTTTAACCAGCGGTGGTCATACTGTCAGTATTAATCGTTGTTCTAGTTACTTTAACATCAGTGCACGCTACAAAGAAGCTTTAGATGGCATTACGTATTATGAATTTCTTGAGAAGGTTGTTTCTGAAAACCAATTTGAGACAGTAGCAATAAAATTAAAAGAAGTGTTAGACAAAATTACCCACAGGGAAAACCTACATATATTAGTGAACACGGAAGCAAGACTAATAGCGCCGGTAAAAGAAAAGCTTCAAGAATTAATCACAGTATTTCCGGAGAAATCTATAGCCTATGATGAAACTCTGCCGATAATATTTGAAACACTGAATGAAGGTTTTAAAACTGCGAGCAAGGTTCAATACTGTGCCCTAGCCGGTGATTATGTTCAAGAAGGCTACCTATACAATGGGCATATGAAGGTGCTACAAACAATAATGAGCTTGGATTATATGTGGAAAGAAGTCAGGGTCAAAGGTGGTGCATACGGTGGATTTGCCGGTTTCAGAAGAAACGGTCTGTTTTTCTTAGGATCTTATAGAGACCCGAACTTAAATAAAACGTATGAGATCTACAGAGCTTTACCGGACTATGTAAAGAATCTGAAGTTAGATGACAGAGAACTTCTGAAATATATAATCGGCACCATGAGTAATGTGGATGTACCACTTACGCCACAAATGAAAGGTGATCGGGCTTTGGCATTGTACTTATCAAATGTTTCAAAAGAAGATGAACAAAGAGAACGAGACGAGATTCTGTCCACGACTTTAGAAGACTTAAGGGCACTTGGACAATTAATTGAAGATATCATCGGGCAAGATTACTTCTGTGTTATTGGGAATGAAAGTATGATTGAAGAAGAAAAGCACCTATTCATTACGGTTAAGACCCTGAATCAGTAA
- a CDS encoding GAF domain-containing protein, which yields MFDLSSIDSNDFANFYTDINDFVDGLFYDERDALANMSNLASLLYHTLGDVNWVGYYLLKSGELVLGPFQGKPACIRISIGKGVCGTAAQKRKTLRIPDVHQFDGHIACDGDTNAELVIPMIKNGVLLGVLDIDSKVKDRFSEEDQKALENIVDKLLEASEFEHVN from the coding sequence ATGTTCGATTTATCATCCATAGATTCTAATGATTTTGCAAATTTTTACACGGATATCAACGATTTTGTAGATGGTCTTTTTTATGACGAAAGAGATGCATTGGCCAATATGAGCAACCTAGCTTCCTTGCTATACCATACGCTTGGTGATGTTAACTGGGTCGGATATTATCTCTTAAAGTCAGGGGAGTTGGTTCTTGGACCTTTTCAAGGAAAGCCGGCATGTATAAGAATAAGTATAGGTAAAGGTGTTTGTGGAACAGCTGCACAAAAGCGAAAAACCCTTCGCATTCCGGACGTACATCAATTTGATGGTCACATTGCTTGTGACGGAGATACCAATGCTGAATTGGTGATTCCCATGATCAAGAACGGTGTTTTACTTGGTGTGCTTGATATAGATAGCAAAGTAAAAGATCGTTTCAGTGAAGAAGACCAAAAAGCACTTGAGAATATTGTGGACAAACTACTTGAGGCCAGTGAGTTTGAACATGTAAATTAG
- the purK gene encoding 5-(carboxyamino)imidazole ribonucleotide synthase, with protein sequence MSELKRIGIIGGGQLGKMMILDAKRYGYYIVTLDPTKDCPSHAISDEHIVADFDDVDAIRVLANKVDVITYEFEHIHVAILKELEKEGHAIYPTPESLAVIQNKFSQKKSLLEGGVPVPDFYEVKQRSDIHRIGQIFGYPMMLKTSTGGYDGKGNFLIKEAKDVTNAYEQLGGGKHPLMVERFVDFDKEISVLACRGIEGDLVIYPVGENKHVNSILDETAVPANISDDCTKRAMAMVTEVMNIFHGVGMFCVELFVTHDEELYVNEVAPRPHNSGHYTIEACLTSQFENHIRAIVGLPLGDVTLRTPVVMKNLLGEATGTCSVIGLMHACQISKAKVHLYGKKEVKPNRKMGHITAIGSTVDEAREAAELAFSKIKIINEE encoded by the coding sequence ATGAGTGAGCTTAAGAGAATAGGTATCATAGGCGGCGGACAACTTGGTAAGATGATGATTCTGGATGCAAAACGTTATGGCTATTATATCGTAACTTTGGATCCGACAAAAGACTGCCCATCTCATGCCATATCGGATGAACATATTGTTGCGGATTTTGATGATGTGGATGCCATCCGTGTGCTGGCTAATAAAGTGGATGTCATCACTTATGAATTTGAACATATTCATGTAGCTATTCTGAAAGAACTGGAAAAAGAAGGCCACGCTATTTATCCTACACCTGAGAGTTTGGCTGTTATTCAAAACAAATTCAGTCAGAAAAAAAGTTTACTGGAAGGTGGGGTACCTGTTCCGGATTTTTATGAAGTCAAACAGAGATCTGACATTCACCGTATAGGTCAAATCTTTGGCTATCCAATGATGCTAAAAACCAGTACAGGTGGTTATGACGGTAAAGGCAATTTCTTAATTAAAGAAGCGAAGGATGTTACAAACGCTTATGAGCAACTGGGTGGCGGGAAACACCCACTAATGGTAGAAAGATTCGTCGACTTTGACAAGGAGATATCTGTACTGGCTTGTAGGGGTATAGAAGGCGACTTGGTTATTTATCCGGTGGGCGAAAACAAGCATGTGAACAGCATATTAGATGAAACGGCAGTACCTGCAAATATATCTGACGACTGCACGAAGAGGGCTATGGCAATGGTAACCGAGGTTATGAACATTTTTCATGGCGTTGGTATGTTTTGCGTTGAATTGTTTGTGACTCATGATGAAGAACTCTATGTGAATGAAGTAGCACCTAGACCCCATAATTCCGGGCACTATACCATCGAAGCCTGCCTAACCTCTCAATTTGAAAACCATATCAGAGCAATCGTCGGGCTACCTCTAGGTGATGTGACACTTAGAACGCCGGTGGTCATGAAAAATCTATTAGGGGAAGCCACAGGGACTTGTAGCGTCATCGGACTAATGCATGCTTGTCAAATCTCAAAAGCAAAGGTGCATCTGTATGGAAAAAAAGAGGTGAAACCCAACCGTAAAATGGGACATATAACAGCAATCGGTTCAACTGTAGATGAAGCAAGAGAAGCTGCAGAATTGGCTTTTTCAAAAATCAAAATCATAAATGAAGAATAG